The proteins below come from a single Desulfitobacterium metallireducens DSM 15288 genomic window:
- a CDS encoding NADH-quinone oxidoreductase subunit N, with amino-acid sequence MMDLNFALLTPEIIMAVLSLGLLVIGLLIPPGERKGMFPLTVFALLGTLAYTFYDFFYGERAAFLQGMYMHDQFAVYFKILFLIAALLVVLSSKGYVSTLPVHRGEFYPLIMAAALGMMLMAGASDLITMYIGLELMTITFFILVGYRVNDGKASEAAIKYLVLASASSAILLYGISLIYGLTGSTQMFMIAQALGTDVSPATVLATVFLLAGFGFKISLIPFHLWAPDIYEGAPIPITAFLAVASKAAGFAALIRFYLLMMYSQSFAQTGQTLLLVLAAITMIVGNLIAIPQTNIKRMLAYSSIAQAGYMLIGVIAVATPSVSTFIGGIKAVLFYAMIYVFANMGAFTVATHVEQAQGSSEIKDFAGLAKRSPLAAVVMTASVLSLAGIPPLAGFVGKFYLFSAVMDQGYVWIAYVGFVMSMISVYYYLGVVKAMFRTEGEGLPDIPVHGSSKFTMVFTLIITLALGIYPTPLAQMAIAAATSLVK; translated from the coding sequence ATGATGGATCTCAATTTCGCTTTACTCACTCCGGAAATCATCATGGCAGTACTGAGCCTTGGGCTATTAGTTATCGGCCTTCTGATCCCGCCAGGTGAGAGAAAAGGAATGTTCCCATTAACCGTTTTTGCTTTGCTGGGAACACTCGCCTATACGTTCTATGATTTCTTTTATGGAGAACGAGCAGCCTTCCTTCAAGGGATGTACATGCATGACCAATTCGCAGTGTACTTTAAAATCTTATTTTTGATTGCTGCGTTGCTGGTCGTACTTTCCTCGAAAGGCTATGTCAGCACATTGCCTGTTCATCGTGGTGAATTTTATCCTCTAATTATGGCGGCAGCCTTGGGTATGATGCTCATGGCAGGTGCCAGTGATTTAATCACCATGTATATCGGGCTTGAGCTTATGACGATTACTTTCTTTATTCTTGTAGGGTATCGGGTCAATGATGGCAAGGCTTCTGAGGCAGCGATTAAATATTTAGTACTGGCCTCAGCCTCGTCAGCCATTTTGCTTTACGGCATCAGTTTGATCTATGGCTTGACCGGTTCTACTCAAATGTTTATGATTGCTCAAGCTTTAGGGACGGATGTGTCGCCGGCAACTGTGTTGGCTACGGTATTCTTGCTTGCAGGTTTTGGTTTCAAGATTTCATTGATACCTTTCCATCTGTGGGCACCCGATATCTATGAGGGAGCTCCAATTCCTATTACGGCTTTTCTTGCTGTCGCATCTAAAGCTGCTGGCTTTGCGGCTTTAATTCGGTTCTATCTCCTCATGATGTATAGTCAATCGTTTGCTCAAACGGGACAAACACTGCTTTTAGTGCTTGCAGCAATCACGATGATTGTGGGTAACCTTATTGCGATTCCACAGACTAATATCAAACGGATGTTAGCATACTCCAGTATTGCGCAAGCAGGTTACATGTTAATCGGTGTTATTGCGGTAGCGACTCCTTCGGTTTCGACTTTTATTGGCGGAATTAAAGCTGTACTCTTCTACGCGATGATTTATGTTTTCGCGAATATGGGAGCCTTTACTGTTGCAACTCATGTTGAGCAAGCACAGGGAAGCTCTGAAATCAAAGATTTCGCAGGGTTAGCGAAACGATCTCCTTTAGCTGCGGTTGTAATGACTGCTTCGGTTCTATCTTTAGCTGGTATTCCTCCATTGGCAGGGTTCGTTGGTAAATTCTATCTCTTCTCGGCTGTAATGGATCAAGGGTATGTATGGATTGCTTATGTCGGATTTGTCATGAGTATGATCTCTGTTTATTACTATCTTGGTGTTGTTAAAGCTATGTTCCGGACAGAAGGGGAAGGACTACCTGATATTCCTGTACACGGATCATCAAAATTCACAATGGTGTTTACGTTAATCATCACTTTAGCTCTTGGTATTTATCCGACACCGCTTGCTCAAATGGCGATAGCGGCTGCCACGAGCTTGGTGAAATAA
- a CDS encoding complex I subunit 4 family protein, which yields MSNSYILLMTLLAPILALLVIVFLPREESKTIKIVAALGTFISLALSIFLFFAYNKAAGGMQFTMTIPWVRDIGVNLGFGVDGISLPMLLLTNLIGFTAVYSSWNTDKRVKDFFVLLLILITGVMGTFIATDLFIFFLCYEIVVIPIYIMVIIWGSDKRVSKEYAGMKLTIYLLIGSAFMLVAMVALYLNASHQLAALGQGPTFMFAQLAQLHYDQNFQILVFGLFLFGFGSLISMFPFHSWSPDGYAGAPTAVSMIHAGVLKKIGGYGLIRLGLMVLPLGARFWAPIIAVLAIVNILYAAIIALAQKDLKYVVGYSSVSHMGNVLLAIAALNVTSIDGAVAMMFAHGVMAALFFSMIGFIYEKTHTRNIADLGGLAHQMPRLATGFLIAGMAGLGLPGTVNFIAEFTIFNGVAKVMPAQAVFGVIGIVFTAVYTLRVIANVLFGPRRSEWDHLKDIRGAELVPVIVLVLVIFATGMFPNSLFQLIDSGVYSSGLVKVLETVGQATIGGLF from the coding sequence ATGTCTAACTCCTATATTCTACTCATGACGTTACTTGCGCCAATCCTTGCGCTGTTAGTTATTGTTTTCCTTCCGAGAGAAGAATCGAAGACGATTAAAATTGTAGCAGCCTTGGGCACCTTTATTTCACTGGCTCTTTCGATTTTTCTATTCTTCGCGTATAACAAAGCTGCTGGTGGAATGCAGTTCACGATGACGATTCCTTGGGTTCGTGATATCGGAGTGAATCTTGGTTTCGGCGTGGATGGGATTAGTCTACCCATGCTTCTCCTAACCAACTTGATCGGCTTTACGGCTGTGTATTCCTCGTGGAATACGGATAAGCGGGTTAAAGATTTCTTTGTTCTCCTCCTTATCTTAATCACTGGGGTTATGGGAACGTTTATTGCGACTGACCTGTTCATTTTCTTCCTTTGCTATGAAATCGTGGTTATCCCGATCTATATTATGGTTATTATCTGGGGTTCCGATAAACGAGTCAGCAAAGAATATGCAGGGATGAAACTAACGATTTACCTTTTGATCGGGTCTGCTTTCATGCTCGTTGCGATGGTTGCGCTTTATCTTAATGCGTCACATCAGTTGGCTGCATTAGGACAAGGTCCGACATTTATGTTTGCGCAGCTTGCACAGCTTCATTATGATCAGAACTTCCAGATTCTTGTTTTCGGCTTGTTCCTGTTTGGTTTTGGATCGTTGATATCCATGTTCCCGTTCCATTCTTGGTCTCCTGATGGATATGCTGGTGCTCCAACAGCAGTCAGTATGATCCATGCTGGTGTCCTTAAGAAAATTGGGGGCTATGGGTTAATTCGTTTAGGCTTGATGGTACTTCCTTTAGGGGCAAGGTTCTGGGCTCCAATCATTGCAGTCTTGGCCATCGTGAACATCCTTTACGCAGCCATTATTGCCTTGGCCCAAAAAGACTTAAAGTATGTTGTTGGATATTCGTCCGTCAGTCACATGGGGAATGTTTTACTGGCTATAGCAGCTCTTAATGTGACGAGTATTGATGGTGCGGTGGCCATGATGTTCGCTCATGGTGTTATGGCAGCGCTCTTCTTCTCCATGATCGGGTTTATCTATGAGAAGACGCATACTCGGAATATTGCAGATCTTGGGGGACTTGCTCATCAAATGCCCCGCTTAGCTACTGGTTTCTTAATTGCAGGTATGGCAGGTCTGGGTCTTCCAGGAACAGTGAACTTTATCGCTGAGTTTACCATCTTTAACGGTGTTGCTAAAGTGATGCCCGCACAAGCCGTCTTTGGAGTGATCGGGATTGTCTTTACCGCAGTGTACACCTTGCGTGTAATTGCGAACGTTCTGTTCGGACCTCGACGTTCCGAGTGGGATCATCTCAAGGATATCCGTGGAGCTGAACTTGTGCCGGTTATCGTCTTAGTCCTTGTCATATTTGCAACGGGGATGTTCCCGAACAGTCTTTTCCAACTTATTGATTCTGGGGTTTATTCCTCAGGTCTAGTCAAGGTGCTTGAAACTGTGGGTCAGGCGACGATTGGAGGGTTGTTCTAA
- the nuoL gene encoding NADH-quinone oxidoreductase subunit L codes for MFKEMHNLFQWAWLIPFLPFLSFLIIAFITKRSKGLSSTISILAILTSLGLAIGIGIGVISSGTEVVENPVMSTVNWLSIGGLKIDFGTLIDPISAMMLFVVTLVASMVQIYSLGYMHGDKGFSRYYAYQSLFAASMLGLVLATNLLQLFVFWELVGLCSYLLIGYYYFKVSAREAAKKAFITTRVGDVGLLLGILFLYKQFGTLDFYGAGSLSAQMATNFQDFALIGSVSYLTIMAILVFIGPIGKSGQFPLHVWLPDAMEGPTPVSALIHAATMVVAGVYLVARMYFLFDHASPVALQFIAGLGAFTAIFAATIAIAQDDIKRILAYSTLSQLGYMMFALGVGALTASMFHLMTHAFFKALMFLGAGSVIHALHEKQNIWDMGGLYKKMPITTVTFAIGVLAISGVPPFAGFFSKDEILAAALNNGHPVIYAVGLFTAFLTAFYMSRLFFVAFMGDAKPENHPHESPKSMTIPLMILAFFSVVGGWAALPEHNFAYFVHYGEFEHEAMNWGLAGISVIAGLLGIGLAYTVYMKKAIKADDVVARFPGVYKILKNKYYIDEIYQWLITMVMDGFVAKVLYWFDLYIIDGIINGIALTVRGAASGLRRTSTGQLQTYALVFFFAVVVFYLVFAVGEGQLSALNPLAMLGGVK; via the coding sequence GTGTTCAAGGAAATGCATAATCTCTTTCAATGGGCATGGTTAATCCCATTCTTGCCCTTTCTCTCGTTTCTCATCATTGCCTTTATCACGAAGCGCTCCAAAGGACTGTCTTCCACAATCTCAATCCTAGCGATTCTTACATCTTTAGGCTTAGCCATAGGTATAGGCATAGGTGTAATTTCCTCTGGGACAGAAGTGGTTGAAAATCCTGTAATGAGTACCGTGAACTGGCTGAGTATCGGTGGTCTTAAAATTGATTTCGGAACCTTAATCGATCCGATCAGTGCGATGATGCTCTTTGTGGTTACACTTGTAGCTTCGATGGTACAAATTTATTCGCTTGGTTATATGCATGGGGACAAAGGGTTCTCTCGTTACTATGCTTATCAATCCTTGTTTGCGGCTTCAATGTTAGGTTTAGTTTTAGCAACGAACCTCCTGCAGCTGTTTGTTTTTTGGGAGTTGGTAGGTCTTTGTTCCTATCTGTTAATCGGATATTATTATTTCAAAGTTTCGGCACGTGAAGCTGCTAAAAAAGCATTCATTACAACACGTGTTGGGGATGTTGGACTGCTTTTGGGAATTTTGTTCCTATACAAGCAATTCGGTACGTTAGATTTCTATGGTGCTGGTTCCTTGTCTGCCCAAATGGCGACAAACTTCCAAGATTTCGCCTTAATTGGCAGCGTAAGTTACCTGACAATTATGGCTATCCTTGTGTTTATTGGACCGATCGGAAAATCCGGTCAGTTCCCACTTCACGTTTGGTTGCCAGATGCAATGGAAGGCCCTACGCCGGTAAGTGCTTTGATCCATGCAGCGACCATGGTTGTTGCAGGGGTATATTTGGTTGCTCGGATGTACTTCCTCTTTGATCATGCATCTCCTGTTGCTCTTCAATTCATTGCAGGATTGGGTGCCTTTACAGCAATTTTTGCAGCCACAATTGCTATCGCCCAGGATGATATTAAGCGGATTCTCGCTTATTCGACCTTAAGTCAACTGGGTTATATGATGTTTGCTTTAGGAGTTGGAGCCTTGACGGCCTCTATGTTCCACCTAATGACACATGCTTTCTTTAAAGCGTTGATGTTCCTTGGAGCAGGATCAGTTATTCATGCCCTTCATGAAAAGCAAAACATTTGGGACATGGGCGGTCTGTATAAGAAAATGCCCATTACCACGGTTACCTTTGCGATTGGTGTTTTAGCGATTTCTGGCGTTCCTCCATTTGCCGGTTTCTTCTCGAAAGACGAAATCCTTGCAGCAGCCTTGAATAATGGCCATCCTGTTATTTATGCTGTAGGTTTGTTCACGGCTTTCTTGACCGCGTTTTATATGAGTCGACTTTTCTTTGTCGCTTTTATGGGTGATGCAAAACCCGAAAATCATCCTCATGAATCTCCAAAATCAATGACCATACCGCTTATGATTTTGGCTTTCTTCAGCGTTGTGGGTGGTTGGGCTGCTCTTCCTGAGCATAATTTTGCTTACTTTGTTCATTATGGAGAATTTGAGCATGAAGCTATGAACTGGGGTTTAGCGGGTATATCGGTAATCGCTGGACTTTTGGGAATTGGGCTAGCTTATACTGTCTATATGAAAAAAGCGATTAAAGCAGATGATGTTGTTGCTCGTTTTCCAGGAGTCTACAAGATTCTGAAGAACAAATACTATATCGATGAGATTTACCAATGGCTTATTACTATGGTTATGGATGGATTCGTTGCTAAAGTGCTCTACTGGTTTGATCTCTATATCATTGATGGAATTATCAACGGTATTGCCCTGACTGTCCGTGGCGCTGCAAGTGGTTTACGTCGTACATCGACAGGACAACTACAAACGTACGCTTTGGTGTTTTTCTTTGCTGTAGTCGTATTCTATCTCGTCTTTGCGGTGGGAGAAGGACAACTTTCAGCTCTTAATCCCTTAGCGATGCTAGGAGGTGTGAAATAA
- the nuoK gene encoding NADH-quinone oxidoreductase subunit NuoK: MNISVGLSTYLLVGAMLFCIGLYGVFSKRNLIAVLMSIELMLNAVNINFIAFSRFTPWTNSAINPLIGQVAALFVIVVAAAEVAVGLALVITIFRNRQTTNVDDLNWLKW, encoded by the coding sequence ATGAACATTAGTGTAGGACTTTCAACGTATCTCCTTGTCGGGGCAATGCTTTTCTGTATTGGATTATATGGGGTTTTTTCTAAAAGAAATCTCATAGCAGTCCTGATGTCAATCGAATTGATGCTCAACGCTGTGAATATTAACTTTATTGCCTTTAGTCGGTTTACGCCCTGGACAAATTCGGCCATCAATCCCTTAATTGGCCAAGTCGCGGCTTTATTTGTCATCGTTGTCGCTGCAGCTGAAGTCGCGGTCGGACTTGCTCTAGTCATCACGATTTTCCGTAATCGTCAGACGACTAATGTTGATGACCTCAACTGGCTGAAGTGGTAG
- a CDS encoding NADH-quinone oxidoreductase subunit J family protein has product MSTMATVVFFIFAIIAVSAAWGVVTSKNIVHSALFLALSFLGVAVLYVLLNAEFLAAAQILVYAGAVSILVIFAVMLTLRGDVAVSNPNTSKWTWGVCVAGLLFALIALVILTNESWRILPLAPAAGGTIDLSALLFQWYMVPFEAAAFLLTIALIGAVILAKGVEEHK; this is encoded by the coding sequence ATGAGCACGATGGCGACGGTTGTATTCTTCATTTTCGCGATCATAGCAGTTTCAGCTGCTTGGGGAGTCGTTACCTCAAAGAATATTGTACACAGTGCCCTTTTCCTCGCACTATCCTTTTTAGGAGTGGCTGTACTCTATGTTCTATTAAATGCTGAGTTCCTAGCAGCAGCACAAATTCTAGTGTATGCAGGAGCAGTATCCATTCTGGTTATTTTTGCGGTCATGTTGACCTTACGTGGCGATGTAGCCGTAAGCAACCCGAACACGAGTAAATGGACTTGGGGAGTCTGCGTTGCTGGATTACTCTTTGCTCTAATCGCTTTAGTCATTCTTACGAATGAAAGTTGGCGGATTCTACCTTTGGCACCCGCTGCGGGTGGAACAATTGATCTTTCTGCTTTGCTTTTTCAGTGGTATATGGTCCCCTTTGAAGCGGCGGCCTTCCTCTTGACGATTGCTTTAATCGGTGCTGTGATCCTTGCGAAAGGAGTGGAAGAGCATAAATGA
- a CDS encoding NADH-quinone oxidoreductase subunit I, translating into MLKPNVTEFYPETKPELPTTVRSSMGLDPDKCISCMMCANACPNKVIAINSEKDEETKKKVLKSYEMNLGRCLFCGLCTEACPTKALTLTQEYENAVYYPEHLKWDMIERSKRNRKEGTE; encoded by the coding sequence ATGTTGAAACCCAATGTTACCGAATTTTATCCTGAGACAAAACCCGAACTTCCTACAACGGTTCGTAGTTCGATGGGACTTGACCCGGATAAATGTATTTCCTGCATGATGTGTGCGAATGCTTGTCCGAACAAAGTTATTGCCATTAATAGTGAAAAGGATGAAGAAACGAAGAAAAAAGTTTTGAAATCCTACGAGATGAACCTTGGACGTTGTTTATTTTGCGGTTTATGTACTGAGGCTTGCCCAACTAAGGCTTTGACGTTGACGCAGGAATATGAAAACGCAGTTTATTATCCTGAACATTTGAAATGGGATATGATCGAGCGTTCGAAGCGAAACAGGAAGGAGGGCACCGAATGA
- the nuoH gene encoding NADH-quinone oxidoreductase subunit NuoH: MEALNQIPLTIAAAIRGLFTDPQSIWADLTMTIIGLIAVIVIIVLAALVLILVERKIAGWASLRPGPNRLGPRGWFQTIADALKLIGKEDITPAGADRFLFKVAPMIVFALPLMTLAVIPYGKGMAPIDLDLGVIYFLAMSSISTIAFLIAGWASNNKFSLIGGLRAVAQMISYEIPLIFSLLGVVMITQSFNLSNIVESQSYVPFIFLQPLAFVIYVIASIAEVNRAPFDLVEADQEILAGPMTEYTGLRWGLFFLGEYGNMTAVCALATTMFLGGWQGPAFLPGWVWFWLKTGVLIFFMMWVRWTFPRIKIDQLMHFAWKVLLPLSLLNIVLTGLGIYIYQLVIGG, encoded by the coding sequence ATGGAAGCTTTAAATCAAATACCACTGACTATTGCAGCTGCCATCCGCGGTTTGTTTACAGATCCCCAGTCTATTTGGGCGGACTTAACAATGACAATTATTGGGCTAATCGCGGTTATTGTCATTATTGTTCTAGCAGCATTGGTTCTCATTCTGGTAGAACGGAAAATTGCGGGTTGGGCGTCTCTAAGACCGGGCCCGAATCGCTTAGGCCCCCGGGGATGGTTTCAAACTATTGCTGATGCGTTAAAGCTAATCGGTAAGGAAGATATAACTCCTGCTGGAGCAGATCGCTTTCTCTTTAAAGTGGCTCCAATGATTGTCTTTGCACTTCCTTTGATGACCTTAGCCGTTATCCCTTATGGAAAAGGGATGGCGCCAATCGATCTTGATCTCGGTGTAATCTATTTCTTAGCAATGTCTTCAATTTCCACGATTGCCTTTTTGATTGCAGGGTGGGCCTCAAATAACAAATTCTCTTTGATCGGTGGTTTACGGGCTGTCGCTCAAATGATTAGTTATGAAATCCCCCTTATCTTCTCCTTACTAGGGGTAGTAATGATCACCCAATCGTTTAACCTTAGCAACATTGTTGAGTCTCAAAGCTATGTTCCGTTTATCTTCTTACAACCACTCGCTTTTGTGATCTATGTGATTGCAAGTATTGCTGAAGTCAACCGTGCTCCGTTTGACCTTGTAGAAGCAGATCAGGAAATTCTTGCGGGTCCGATGACAGAGTATACTGGTTTACGCTGGGGGTTATTCTTCCTTGGTGAGTATGGAAATATGACTGCGGTTTGCGCTTTGGCGACTACCATGTTTTTAGGTGGCTGGCAAGGTCCGGCTTTCCTACCCGGTTGGGTTTGGTTCTGGTTGAAAACCGGCGTTCTCATCTTCTTTATGATGTGGGTTCGTTGGACATTCCCACGGATCAAAATTGACCAGTTAATGCATTTCGCATGGAAAGTCTTGTTGCCGCTCTCGCTTCTCAACATCGTACTTACGGGACTGGGAATCTATATTTACCAGCTCGTGATTGGAGGGTGA
- a CDS encoding NADH-quinone oxidoreductase subunit D — protein sequence MGPQHPSMHGVFRMVIHLEGEIVTKIEPKLGYLHRGIEKLAEGRTYTQVIPYMDRLDYLASPHNEMGYVQAVEKLMGLEIPERAEFLRVIYAELARIASHQVFIASAALDIAGWTTWGYPFRDRERILDIYEMISGNRMTTNMMRIGGVSSEPPAEFWPALKSFLEDFPDMLEEYYGIYLGNEIAMGRMKHVGILSKEVAQNLSLTGPVIRASGIDYDVRKAEPYGIYDRFDFKVPVLHGCDSYDRNMIRIYEMQESAKIIQQAMENIPDGPVIAKVPKLIKPPVGEVYHRVENPKGELGFYIVSDGSPKPARLRIRTGTFINIQVLNEICIGSNIQDLVVNFATLDAVLGEVDK from the coding sequence ATGGGCCCCCAGCACCCGAGTATGCACGGTGTGTTTCGGATGGTCATTCATCTAGAGGGCGAAATTGTAACCAAAATTGAACCTAAATTGGGTTATCTGCATCGCGGTATTGAGAAATTAGCTGAAGGTCGCACTTATACCCAAGTTATCCCTTATATGGATCGTTTAGATTACCTTGCATCGCCCCACAACGAAATGGGTTACGTTCAAGCGGTCGAGAAACTCATGGGACTTGAGATTCCTGAACGGGCAGAGTTTCTACGTGTCATCTATGCTGAATTAGCTCGTATTGCCAGTCATCAGGTATTTATTGCGAGTGCAGCACTCGATATAGCGGGTTGGACAACTTGGGGATATCCTTTCCGTGATCGAGAAAGAATTCTGGACATCTACGAAATGATTTCTGGAAACCGAATGACCACGAATATGATGCGAATTGGTGGAGTAAGCTCCGAGCCTCCTGCAGAGTTTTGGCCAGCGCTAAAATCGTTCCTGGAAGATTTCCCAGATATGCTCGAAGAATATTATGGCATTTACCTGGGTAATGAAATTGCAATGGGTAGAATGAAGCATGTAGGAATACTGTCAAAGGAAGTGGCCCAAAATCTCTCACTGACGGGTCCAGTCATTCGTGCTTCAGGAATTGATTATGATGTGCGTAAAGCGGAACCGTATGGAATTTATGATCGCTTTGATTTTAAGGTTCCTGTACTTCACGGTTGCGATTCCTATGACCGAAATATGATCCGTATTTATGAAATGCAAGAGAGTGCCAAGATTATTCAACAAGCGATGGAGAATATTCCAGATGGACCGGTTATCGCCAAAGTACCCAAATTGATTAAGCCGCCTGTTGGGGAAGTTTATCATCGTGTTGAAAATCCCAAAGGTGAATTAGGCTTTTATATTGTAAGTGATGGTTCTCCAAAACCTGCCCGGTTAAGAATCCGTACAGGAACGTTTATCAACATTCAGGTGTTAAACGAAATTTGTATAGGCTCAAATATCCAAGATCTTGTCGTCAATTTTGCGACCTTGGATGCCGTACTCGGAGAAGTGGATAAGTAG
- a CDS encoding NADH-quinone oxidoreductase subunit C, translating to MENKEILRKRVDELAARVGGEVEEGIGTLVLKIQATYIAEVLTAAKSFEGVPCDFLHDLGGVDGGDHFEVVYHLTSWNGPQKLRVKAILDHENPVIDSVTRIWAGANFMEREAYDMFGIQFKGHPNLKRIYMWDDFEGFPLRKDYVIESEEVRDITRVRTENE from the coding sequence ATGGAAAATAAAGAGATTTTAAGAAAACGTGTTGACGAATTAGCGGCTCGCGTTGGCGGAGAAGTGGAAGAAGGAATAGGTACCTTGGTCTTAAAGATCCAGGCTACCTATATTGCGGAAGTCTTGACTGCGGCCAAGAGTTTCGAAGGGGTTCCTTGTGATTTTCTCCACGACTTAGGTGGAGTAGATGGCGGAGATCACTTTGAAGTGGTTTATCACTTAACAAGTTGGAATGGCCCACAAAAACTCAGAGTCAAAGCGATTCTCGATCATGAAAACCCCGTTATTGATTCGGTCACTCGGATTTGGGCGGGCGCGAATTTTATGGAACGTGAAGCTTATGATATGTTTGGTATCCAGTTCAAAGGTCATCCCAATTTAAAACGGATTTATATGTGGGATGATTTTGAAGGATTCCCGTTACGTAAGGATTATGTCATAGAATCAGAAGAAGTCCGCGATATCACGCGTGTACGAACGGAAAATGAATAG
- a CDS encoding NADH-quinone oxidoreductase subunit B: MDVAKEKEMREAELMAEKNAVVTNIDKALNWARGHSFWPVTFGLACCAIEMMSTGGPRFDLARFGWEVFRASPRQADVLIVAGTCTRKMAPLLRRVYDQIPEPKWVIAMGSCASGGGPFVDSYAMNTGVDKVVPVDVYIPGCPPRPESLIFGLLQLQQKVSYPAKVRLMKHGK, encoded by the coding sequence GTGGATGTAGCAAAAGAGAAGGAGATGCGCGAGGCCGAATTGATGGCTGAAAAAAATGCCGTGGTCACCAATATTGACAAGGCGCTGAATTGGGCTCGAGGGCATTCTTTTTGGCCAGTAACTTTCGGCTTGGCCTGCTGCGCAATTGAAATGATGTCAACGGGTGGACCTCGCTTTGACCTCGCTCGTTTTGGATGGGAAGTCTTCCGTGCTTCACCACGTCAGGCGGATGTACTGATCGTTGCAGGAACATGTACCCGTAAAATGGCTCCCTTACTTCGTCGAGTTTATGATCAAATACCTGAGCCGAAGTGGGTTATTGCCATGGGTAGCTGTGCAAGTGGTGGAGGTCCTTTCGTAGATTCTTATGCCATGAATACTGGTGTGGATAAGGTTGTTCCGGTTGATGTCTATATTCCGGGTTGTCCTCCGCGTCCAGAATCCTTAATCTTTGGGTTGTTGCAACTTCAACAAAAAGTTAGCTACCCAGCTAAGGTGAGGTTAATGAAACATGGAAAATAA
- a CDS encoding NADH-quinone oxidoreductase subunit A, producing the protein MSDNFAAVGIFLIGAIALNLIMMALPKLVAPNKPHAEKLKPVESGNETIGRTWLGFKSNYFLYAIVFTAFDVETVFLYPWALSFQKLGTFAFVEMFVFITILLLGFWYAWKEGALEWM; encoded by the coding sequence ATGTCCGATAATTTTGCTGCTGTAGGTATTTTTCTCATTGGAGCAATTGCACTTAATCTAATCATGATGGCGTTGCCAAAACTAGTTGCTCCAAATAAACCGCACGCAGAAAAACTCAAACCCGTTGAAAGTGGTAATGAGACCATTGGGCGAACATGGTTAGGATTCAAAAGTAATTACTTCCTTTATGCAATTGTTTTTACAGCATTCGATGTAGAAACGGTATTCCTTTATCCTTGGGCATTATCGTTCCAAAAGCTGGGAACCTTTGCCTTTGTTGAAATGTTTGTATTTATTACAATTCTACTCCTTGGTTTCTGGTACGCATGGAAAGAAGGTGCTTTAGAGTGGATGTAG
- a CDS encoding ribonuclease HII: MKQLSQLSIREVEDIMKSEPSEEFLELCVQDSREGIRRLVARHRKHDLAQRAEKQRIEGLLAEEKGLWEKGFLYVAGIDEVGRGPLAGPVMAAACILPARFDLPGLNDSKKLSESRREKLFEQIKSQALGYAIGSAESAEIDVLNILQATKLAMKRAVEDLRIRPQFLLIDALELTQIKIPQKGIIRGDSLSASIAAASILAKVTRDRWMVELHKIYPEYGFDRNKGYGTKEHLEALKVYGPCPIHRRSFSPVEEKTSVS; the protein is encoded by the coding sequence TTGAAACAATTGTCTCAATTGAGCATTCGTGAGGTGGAAGATATCATGAAGTCGGAACCATCCGAGGAATTTTTAGAGCTCTGCGTTCAAGATTCTAGAGAAGGGATTCGGCGTCTTGTTGCGCGCCACCGTAAGCACGATTTGGCACAAAGGGCAGAGAAGCAGAGAATTGAAGGCCTGCTCGCAGAAGAAAAAGGACTTTGGGAAAAAGGTTTTCTCTATGTTGCGGGGATTGATGAAGTGGGACGGGGACCCCTAGCAGGCCCGGTTATGGCTGCTGCCTGTATTCTCCCTGCTCGATTTGATTTGCCAGGGCTCAATGACTCAAAAAAATTATCAGAGAGTAGAAGAGAAAAACTATTTGAGCAAATTAAAAGTCAAGCTTTGGGGTATGCTATTGGAAGTGCAGAATCGGCCGAAATCGATGTGCTTAATATTTTACAAGCGACGAAACTAGCGATGAAGCGAGCTGTAGAAGATTTAAGAATACGTCCTCAGTTCTTGTTGATTGACGCTTTGGAATTGACCCAGATTAAGATTCCCCAGAAGGGAATTATTAGGGGTGATTCTCTTAGCGCGAGTATTGCGGCAGCGTCGATATTGGCGAAGGTTACCCGTGATCGTTGGATGGTTGAACTCCATAAGATATATCCAGAATATGGGTTTGACCGAAACAAAGGGTACGGAACAAAAGAACATTTAGAGGCGCTCAAAGTATACGGCCCGTGTCCTATTCACCGCCGAAGCTTTTCTCCTGTGGAGGAAAAGACATCAGTTAGCTGA